From Arachis stenosperma cultivar V10309 chromosome 2, arast.V10309.gnm1.PFL2, whole genome shotgun sequence, one genomic window encodes:
- the LOC130963280 gene encoding uncharacterized protein LOC130963280, whose product MSSRGSERGIRKENPEVEPKQGRRGGNASASTSNVSRYYRSMTLTDFLKNGPPRFNGNANALEADQWFREVERFLYTQHVPEVQSVEIVTHMLEGDAQNWWQELCHTLQVELTDVSWHRFKTEFYGRYFLHAFRIAKKLELMQLKQKDMSVADYTREFDNLCRFSKTCQGNPADYEEWKCAQYEKGLRRDIFNYVYPQKLTNFTKLVKKSQLAEDCSMKWTLLQEGFGETTPEEPRRYGLGMCFRCGAPRHMSRDCSRGRAADTGWPRQDRGKYDTECVERICSV is encoded by the coding sequence ATGTCGTCTCGTGGATCCGAACGAGGTATACGGAAAGAAAATCCCGAGGTTGAACCAAAGCAAGGACGTCGAGGTGGAAACGCTAGTGCTAGTACGAGTAACGTAAGTCGATACTATAGGTCAATGACCCTTACTGACTTCCTCAAGAATGGTCCACCTCGGTTTAACGGAAACGCCAATGCCCTGGAGGCTGATCAGTGGTTTCGAGAAGTGGAGAGGTTTTTGTACACTCAGCATGTTCCTGAAGTACAGTCAGTAGAGATAGTGACTCATATGTTGGAAGGAGATGCTCAAAATTGGTGGCAAGAATTGTGTCATACCTTGCAGGTGGAGTTAACGGATGTCTCTTGGCATAGATTCAAGACAGAGTTTTATGGGAGATATTTCTTGCATGCGTTTCGCATTGCAAAGAAATTGGAGTTAATGCAGCTGAAGCAAAAGGATATGTCCGTTGCCGACTATACCCGTGAATTCGACAACCTGTGCCGTTTCTCAAAAACTTGTCAAGGAAATCCAGCTGattatgaggaatggaagtgtgctCAGTATGAGAAAGGACTAAGGAGAGATATCTTTAATTACGTGTATCCACAAAAGCTAACAAATTTCACTAAGTTGGTTAAGAAGAGCCAGCTCGCTGAGGATTGCTCCATGAAGTGGACACTACTACAGGAAGGCTTTGGTGAGACCACTCCAGAAGAGCCGCGCAGGTACGGACTGGGAATGTGTTTTCGATGTGGAGCACCGAGACATATGTCTAGGGATTGTTCGCGTGGGAGAGCCGCAGATACGGGTTGGCCACGACAGGATCGAGGTAAGTATGATACCGAATGCGTAGAAAGGATTTGTTCTGTATAG